GGTTCATTCCGGCCGATGCGGAAAAACGCCCGGACCGCTTTTTGAGTTTCCTGGCGGCCTTGAACAATCCGGACCAGCTCAACAAAGTCGCCCTGGCCACGGCCCAAGCCACCGAGAACAGCAAAAGTTTGCCGGCCGCCGAGCAGCAAAAAGTCGCCGAGTTCATGATCGCCATCAGCCGGCAGTTCATCGAAGGCGGCAACGAACGCATCTCGGCCCAGATTGAAAAATCGGTGCCGGAAACCCAGCGCCAACAGGTCGCCGAGCTGTATGCCACGGTATTGCATCAATTCCTGAGAAACATCTATTTGTCGGTGCTGGAACAGGAGGGCATGGACATTACCCAGCCGGTCGGCGATTTCGACATGCATTTCTTCGAGAATGCCGTCAATGCCCTCGGCGTCGCCTATCAGTATGACGCGCGGGTATTGGTGACACTGAACAGCTTCAAGCACATCGAAGCAACCGGCCTGCAAATTACGCGTTCGCCGGGCCAGTGGCTGGTGTTTCCGGGCTGCCTGCTGCTCGCCGTCGGCGTGTTCTTCATGTTCTACCTGCCGCAACGCCGGCTCTGGGTGATCATCAGGCCCGACGGTGAAAAAACGTCATTGACCTTGGCCGGCAGCGCCCTGCGCAACCGTTATGACTTCGACAGGGAATTTGAACTTATCAGGCAAGACCTGACCCAAAAGCTAATCTGATCCAGCCGGATCTCATCTGTAACCAATACCTGCATACCGCTATGGAAAATCTTTTAGATCAAGAATTCAGAGCAAACAGCTTTTTAAAACAGCGCTCGCTCTTTGACTGGACCTGGGCGCTGCTGATCATGGCCGGCGCCGTATTTGCCTTCAGTCAGTACCGGCATTTGATGGACGGCTTTGAAATCGCCATTCTGTTCGGCACTGGAATGCTAACGGTCTGGCTGGGCTGGTCCTGGCCTTCGCTGAGAACCGTTACCCTGGCGATCGCCGGCCTCAGCCTGTTCGCCATTTCACGGTACGGCGCGGACCTGTCGGCTGCCGATAGCAATTTCTTTCTCAAATACCTGCTGTCCAGCCAGTCGGCCATCATGTGGATGAGCGCACTGTACGTGATGGCAACCGTCGCTTACTTCGGCCACTTGTTTTCCGGCAATGCATTCACCGGCAAGGTAGCCGCCAGCCTGACCTGGTCGGCCACGGCGCTGGGCATGACCGGACTGATGGTGCGCTGGCGGGAGTCGTATTTAATGGGCGTCGATATCGGCCATATCCCGGTCAGCAATCTGTATGAAGTATTCATTCTGTTCTCGCTCATCACGGCGCTGCTTTATCTGTATTACGAACAACGCTACCGGACGCGCTCGCTGGGCGGCTTCGTGCTGCTCGTCATCAGTGCCGCCGTAGGCTTTCTGCTGTGGTACACGTTCGACAAGCAGGCTCATGAAATCCAGCCGCTGGTGCCCGCGCTGAACAGTTACTGGATGAAAATTCACGTGCCCGCCAACTTTATCGGTTACGGTTCGTTTTCGCTGGCTGCCATGATCGGCGTCGTGTTCATTCTGAAATCCTGGGCCGAAACCAGAAATCCTGACGGCTTGGCGGCCGCGCGCCTGCCGGCGCTGTCTTTACTGGAAGACGTCATGTACAAAGCCATCGCGCTCGGCTTTGCTTTTTTCACGCTGGCTACTATACTCGGTGCCTTATGGGCGGCGGAAGCATGGGGCGGCTATTGGTCGTGGGACCCGAAGGAAACCTGGGCTTTGATCGTCTGGCTTAATTATGCGGCCTGGCTGCACATGCGCCTGACCAAAGGCTGGAATGGCAAACCGATGGCCTGGTGGGCTATCATTGGCTTTTTCGTCACGCTTTTCGCGTTCCTTGGCGTCAATATGTTTTTGTCCGGATTACATTCTTATGGAGAACTATAAATCATGCTAAAAAAAATCATTCCAAGCGGCCTGTTGATCCTGCTGTTTTCATGCTCCACACTGCTAAAAGCCGCCGAGTCGGTCGGCTATGAAACCTTGTCGCCGGCGCAACCGACCAACAATCCGGCCAAAGTCGAAGTCATCGAGTTTTTCTGGTACGGCTGCCCGCATTGCTATGACTTTGAGCCATTGCTGGCAAAATGGGTAAAAAGCCAACCCGCCAACGTTGAATTCATCCGTCAGCCGGCCGTTTTCAGCAGCCTGTGGGGCAAACACGCCAAGGCCTATTTTACGGCCGAGGCGCTGGGCGTAGTCGACAAAGTGCATAACGACTTTTTTGAAGCCATTCAGGTCAAAAAACAGAAACTTGAAGACGAAGACCAGTTGGCCAAATTCTTTGCCGAGCACGGCGTCGATGAAGAGCAATTCCGCACCGCCTACAATTCGTTCCTGGTTGATACGAAAATGCGCCAGGCCGGCGCAATCGCGGCCCGTTACGGCATTACCGGCGTACCGGCCATTGTCATCAACGGCAAATATAAAACCAATGGCCCGTTAGCCGGCTCTCATCAAAAGATGATCGAAGTCATGGATCAACTGGTCAAACAGGAAAGCGCCAATTTAAGCAAGTGATTGGTTAATCATAAAGTAGGGTACGCATTGCGTACCTTTTCAGAGCGACAGTGAGTCGGCAAACTTTGAAAATGGTATGCGATGCATACCCTACGGCACTCGGAGTGCGCATTGCGTACCTTTTAAAATCAGGCAGTTCCAAGAAGGTACGCAATGCGTACGAGGCTGTGAAAGTATTAATGAAAACGTCATGAAAAACCTTATTCACCACGAAGAGCACGAACGACTGCATGGATGCAGGAGGTAGAGCAACGCAGGAGCAGTTGCCGAGGACACGAAGAATAAAGTTAAGTTAATCAATATCTTAAATCTTCGCGCTCTCGATTGCTGTTCCAGACGCAATTCTACCGCCCCCATCCTTGGGGGCGTTCGTGTCCTTCGTGGTTAAATTTTGAATATCGAATACTTTCACACTCTCGTACCCTACGTCTGTCACCAGATCAAATCATCAGGGATTTGGTAAGCCGCATAGGCATCATCGATTTTTTCTTCAGCCTGATCATTCATCACCAACACGCAATCCGCATTACGCGCTTTTATTTTCAGCGCGGCATCGGCCGGAACGATCTCGTACTGCAGCTCCCATTTAACGATCGCCAGACGCCCTTTGCTGATCTGGTCGCGCATGGCTTCCGATACATACACGGTCTTAATCTTGTTGTTGTCGCTGAATTTGTAAGCGATACCGTCATCATCGCCAGCCTGCTCCTTTCGGTTTTGATCGATCAGTTGCTTGATCTGGGCGGAAATCTCTTTTTGCTCCGCCTGCTCTTTTTTCAGCAAGCTGAGTTCGCGATCGCGGGCCGCCTGCTCTTCCCTGGCTTTCTGCGCCAGGCGTCTGGCCTCATCTTCGTCGCCGGCGTTGTTGTGCCGTTGTTGTTTACGTTTTTCCGAGCGAATCTGTTTGGCCTTGGCATCGGTCGTCAGGCCCGATTTTAACAACTGCTCCTGTAACGATAATTTTCTTTGGCTCATAGTTCGATCCTAATAATTTATAAATTCCAGACGGGCAAAAAGTTGTCCACTATACGCGAATTTATGCCCTATAAATTTGAATCCATCACATAAAAATAACATTGCCCAGCCTCTTGAGTCGTAACCCTCAAACTCATCGGCCCTCTCTGCAAAAGCGTCATAACGGCTCAGTACGAACAAAGCCTGAACCGGCGGCTCGAAATAATCGCTCCGGCGCATGGTCAAGCCGAAACACTTGGTTCAGGCCAACTTATTGACAATATTAATATCGGGACTAGCGATATTTTTATCGGCCAGCGAATAATCAGCGGAACTCGCCTGCTGGGCGTATTGCTTCTTCAAAAATCGAATTAAGTTCTGTATCGGTCACAAATAAAATGCCTGGAGAACAGCCATTTTCACGCTATGCGGCGCGATCGTCGTTCCGGACAAACGCTTATGTTCCCATTTATTTATTAAATATTGATGAAACGAGATGACGAGGCTGACTGCGTCCAACTCAACCGATAAAAATTGAAGCTCGGTTGATTATGCAAAATTATGTTTTATTTGCATAGTGACTATTTATCTACCTACAGTTGGAGCTGAGCTTGATTGCTAATAATCTTTAGCTTGTTTATAAGAATCTATTACACCTGTGTAAGGATCTATTGCATAGCAAAAGTATCTATATCTTACAGGATTGATGCAGCAATAAACCTAAAACCACAATGAATTTACATAATTTGTTATTTTTATTTGTTTTTTTACTAAGAGCCCAAAACATGGTATTCTTCTCGTCATTTTCCGAGACGAAAAGCAATACAGCGAGACCAACATGACAGACCTTAACGGTAAACAAGAAGCGGTACGGAACGCTATCGCCTCTTTAAAAGACAAGCCTGGAGCGCTTTTACCGATTTTGCACAGCGTGCAGGACGCGCTAGGTTACATTCCTGCCGAGAGCATTCCAGAAATTGCCAAAGCACTGAATCTTTCCCGTGCCGAAGTGCATGGCGTTATCAGTTTTTATCACTATTTCCGTGAGACGCCGCCCGGCAAACACACCGTGCATGTCTGCCGCGCAGAATCCTGCCAGGCCATGGGCAGCAAGCGACTGGAGAGCCATGTCAAAAGCAAGCTCGGCATCGATTATCATGAAACCACGGCCGACGGAAAATTTTCCTTAGAACCTGTGTATTGCCTCGGCCTGTGCGCCCGTTCTCCGTCCATGCAAATCGATGACGCCGTTTACGGCCGTGTCACTGACGACCGTTTTGACGAGATCGTCAACGAATTGGAGACTTCCTTATGAGCATCACTGTCTACGTTCCGAGCGATTCCTGCGCCGTTTCCATGGGCGCCGACCAGGTCGCTGCAGCTATTTCGAAACAAGCCCAGAATCGGGGCCTTGAAGTTAATATCGTGCGCAACGGCTCTCGCGGTATGTACTGGCTGGAACCCATGGTTGAAGTGGCAACGGCGGCAGGCCGCGTTGCTTATGGCCCGGTTCAGAAAAGCGATGTCGAAGGGCTCTTTGAAGCCGATTTCCTGAACGGCGGCGCACATGAGCTGAATCTCGGCCTCACTGAAGAACTGGACTATTTCAAGCGCCAGCAGCGCCTGACGTTTGCGCGCGTCGGCATCACGGACCCCATCAGTCTGGACGACTATATCAAGCACGACGGTTACCGCGGCCTGAAGAACGCGCTGGCCATGAACAGCGCCGATATCGTCAAGCATGTCACCGATTCCGGCCTGCGCGGCCGCGGCGGCGCAGCATTCCCTACCGGCATCAAATGGAACACGGTACTCAATACGCCTGCCGAGCAAAAATACATCATCTGCAACGCCGACGAAGGCGACTCAGGCACCTTCTCTGACCGCATGATCATGGAAGGCGACCCGTTCGTGCTGGTCGAAGGCATGACGATTGCCGGCCTCGGCGTCGGCGCAACGCAAGGCTACATCTATCTGCGCGTCGAATACCCGCATGCCGAAGAAACGTTGAACGCCGCCATTGCGGCCGCCTATGAAGCCGGTTATCTCGGCGACAACATTCTGGGCAGCGGCCACAGCTTCCATCTGGAAGTCCGCATAGGCGCCGGCGCTTATGTCTGCGGCGAAGAAACCTCGTTGATGGAAAGCCTGGAAGGCAAACGCGGCCTGGTCCGCTTCAAGCCCCCACTGCCAGCCATCAGCGGTCTGTTCGGCAAGCCGACTGTCGTCAACAACGTCATTTCACTGGCTTCCGTGCCCATCATCCTGGACAAGGGCGGCGACTATTACCGCGACTTCGGCATGGGCCGCTCGCGCGGCACGCTGCCGATCCAGCTGTCAGGCAACATCAAACACCCTGGCCTCGTTGAGAGTGCATTCGGTCTGACCTTGCGCGAACTGCTGTATGATTTCGGCGGCGGCTCGGCATCAGGCCGTCCGATTCGGGCCGTGCAGGTCGGAGGTCCTTTAGGCTCCTACATGCCTGAATCACAATTTGATACACCGCTCGATTACGAAGCCTTCTCAGCCATCTGGGCCGTACTGGGTCATGGCGGCATTGTCGTGTTTGACGACACAGTCAACATGGCCGAAATGGCTCGTTACAGCATGGAGTTCTGCGCGGTCGAATCCTGCGGCAAATGCACGCCTTGCCGTATCGGCTCCACACGCGGCACAGAAGTCATGGACGCCATCATCAACGGTGACAACCTGAGCAAAAATATTCCGCTGCTGCGCGATCTTTGCGACACGCTGCTGAACGGTTCTCTCTGCGCTTTGGGAGGAATGACACCTTATCCGGTACTGAGCGCGCTGAATCATTTCCCCGAAGATTTCGGCGGTCATGATCAGGCGAACGCGGCCTAACCCTTTTAAGGAAAAGATTATGTCTAAATTTGAAAAAGATTTTGGTACACCAGCCAGCCAGTCAGACCAGTTAGTCACACTGGAAATCGACGGTTTCAAGGCCACTGTGCCGGCCGGTACCTCGGTCATGCGTGCGGCTTCCTCTATCGGTATTGAAATTCCTAAACTGTGCGCGACCGACAGCCTGGAACCGTTCGGTTCCTGCCGTTTGTGCCTGGTCCAGGTGGAAGGCGGCCGCGGCTATCCGGCCTCATGCACGACGCCATGTGCCGAGGGCATGAAGATCACCACACAGAACGACAAGCTGGCCGACCTGCGCCGCGGCGTCATGGAACTGTATATTTCCGATCACCCGCTGGACTGCCTGACCTGTTCATCGAACGGCGACTGTGAACTGCAGGACATGGCCGGCGCAGTCGGCCTGCGCGAAGTGCGCTATGAACCAGTCAAAACTCACCTGAAAGCCGAGAAAGACAACAGCAACCCTTATTTCAGCTTTGATCCCAGCAAATGTATCGTTTGCTCACGCTGCGTCAGAGCTTGCGAGGAAACTCAGGGTACGTTCGCGCTGACGCTGGACGGACGCGGGTTCGACAGCAAAGTCTCGCCGGGTCAGAACCAGCCTTTCATGGATTCCGAGTGCGTCTCCTGCGGCGCCTGCGTACAGGCCTGTCCGACTGCCACATTGATGGAAAAATCCGTCATCGCGCACGGCCAGCCTGAACATGCCGTCGTCACAACCTGCGCTTACTGCGGTGTCGGCTGCTCGTTCAGAGCCGAAATGAAGGGCGACAAGGTCATCCGCATGGTCCCTGACAAAGACGGCAAGGCCAACCATGGCCATTCCTGCGTCAAGGGCCGCTTCGCGTTCGGTTATGCGACTCACAAAGACCGCATCACCCAACCGATGATCCGTAAAAGCATCAAGGACCCCTGGCAGGAAGTCAGCTGGGAAGAGGCCATCAGCTATGCGGCGTCCGAACTGAAACGCATCCAGGCCAATTATGGCAAAGATTCGGTCGGCGGCATTACTTCGTCACGCTGCACGAACGAAGAGACATACCTCGTGCAAAAACTGATACGCGCCGGTTTCGGCAACAACAACGTCGATACCTGCGCGCGCGTGTGCCACTCTCCGACCGGTTACGGCCTGAAGCAAACCTTTGGTGAGTCATCCGGTACGCAGAACTTTGATTCAGTCATGCAAGCTGATGTCATCATGGTTATCGGCGTCAATCCGACCGACGGCCATCCTGTGTTCGGCTCGCAGATGAAAAAACGCCTGCGCCAGGGCGCCAAGCTGATCGTAGCCGACCCGCGTGAAATCGATCTGGTCAAGAGCCCGCATATCAAAGCCAGCCATCACTTGAAACTGCGTCCCAGCACCAACGTGGCGTTGATCAACGCGTTGGGCCATGTCGTTGTTACCGAAGGCCTGGTTGATGAAGCGTTTGTACAAGAGCGCTGCGATATGGTTTCCTTCAACAAATGGAAAAATTTCGTCGCCGAAGAACGCAACTCGCCTGAAGCATCCGAAGCCGTAACCGGCGTGCCGGCTGCTGAAGTTCGCGCTGCAGCCAGACTTTATGCAAAGGCCCCTAACGGTGCCATCTATTACGGTCTGGGCGTAACCGAACACAGCCAGGGCTCAACCATGGTTATCGGCATCGCCAACCTGGCCATGGCCACAGGCAACCTAGGACGCGTCGGCGTCGGCGTCAACCCATTGCGCGGCCAGAACAACGTGCAGGGCTCGTGCGATATGGGTTCATTCCCGCATGAATTACCCGGCTACCGTCATGTGTCCGACGCGGCAACACGCCAGTTATTTGAACAAAACTGGGGCGTTACCCTGGAATCCGAACCGGGCCTGCGTATCCCGAACATGTTCGATGCAGCACTGGACGGCAGCTTCAAAGGCTTGTATGTCGAAGGTGAAGACATCGCGCAATCGGACCCGGACATTCAACACGTACACGCGGCCTTGCGCTCGATGGAATGCGTAATCGTACAGGATCTGTTCCTGAACGAAACGGCCAAGTTTGCGCACGTATTCCTGCCCGGCTCGTCTTTCCTGGAAAAGAACGGTACGTTCACAAATGCCGAACGCCGCATCTCGCCTGTGCGTCAAGTCATGGCGCCGCTGGGCGGTTATCAGGATTGGGAGGTCACGCAACTTCTGGCTAATGCCATGGGTTATCCGATGAACTACAGCCATCCGTCCGAAATCATGGCCGAAATCGCAAGGCTGACACCCAGCTTCGCCGGCGTCAGCTACGAGAAAATCGACCAGATGGGCAGCATACAGTGGCCGTGCAATGACGAAGCGCCTGAAGGCACACCGACCATGCACGAACATGAATTCCTGCGCGGCAAAGGCCGGTTCATGGTAACCGAATACGTTCAGACACAGGAACGCACTAACCAGCAGTTCCCGCTGATCCTGACCACCGGACGCATCCTGTCGCAGTACAATGTCGGCGCGCAGACGCGTCGTACCGACAACGTCGCCTGGCATGCCGAAGACCGTCTGGAAATCCATCCGCATGACGCCGAAGACCGCGGCATTAATGATGGAGACTGGGTCGGCATCAAGAGCCGCGCCGGTGAAACCGTACTGCGCGCCCTGATCACGGACCGCGTCCAACCGGGCGTCGTCTATACGACCTTCCATTTCCCGGAATCAGGCGCCAACGTCATCACTACCGATAACTCCGACTGGGCAACCAACTGCCCCGAGTACAAGGTTACGGCAGTACAGGTCGCCAAAGTCAGCAAGACTTCGGAATGGCAGCGCAGCTACCAGGACTTTACCGAAGAACAGTTGCAATTGCTGGATAAAGCAGCCCAGCATTAGTAACGGGAAGGACCATGCAGACGTTGCCTTCAAATCTGGAACTCGGATGGCCCAGTTATCAACAGAGCACCGTTGAGCGCTGGAAAGGCAATAGTTATTCCCGGCAGTTAGACTACATTGCCGAGGAAGCGCCGGTGTCGCTAATTTATAACGGCATGCCGCATGTCGTTATGTTGGCGACGCCGACAGACCTGGAAGACTTTGCCCTCGGCTTCAGCATCACCGAGGGCATCGTGCAGCGGGCGGATGAAGTGCTTTCAACGCGCGTGTATCAGCGTTCCAACGGTATCGAAGTGCGCGTCAAGATCACCGAGCAGCGCTTTGGCTGCTTGGCCGATAAAGGGCGCAACATGACCGGACGCACCGGCTGCGGTTTGTGCGGCTCCAACAATCTGGAGCAGGCCATACGGCCCACTAACTCTGTACATGGCAATCTGGCCGTACCTGCAGTCGAACTTTGCAATGCACTGGCCCAGCTTCGCGAGCGTCAGACCCTAAATCAGCTGACCGGCGCTGTACATGCCGCCGCCTGGGTTGTGCCAGGGCAAGGCATACTGCATGTGCGCGAAGATGTCGGCCGCCATAACGCGCTGGACAAACTGATCGGGCTCCTGCTGCGTGCCGGCAAGAATCCGGCTGACGGCTTTTTGATCATGACCAGCCGCGCCAGCTATGAACTGGTCCAGAAAGCGGCAACGGTCGGCATCACGCTGCTGGCAGCCATCTCCGCCCCGACCGGCCTCGCGATCCGCTTGGCCGAAGATACCGGCCTGACGCTGGTAGGCTTCGCGCGCGACGACCAGCATGTCGTCTACGCCCATTCCGAACGTTTAACTCACACGACTTACCCTACCTTATTGTAATAACCATGCACCACACAGCCAGACTAATAAAAATGGCCAATGACATTGGCAACTTCTTCAATTCCGATCCCGACAAGGAAGCCGCCGTGGACGGCATTTTCGACCACCTGCGCAAATTCTGGGATCCGCGCATGCGCAAGGAAATCATCCAATACTACCGCGAAGGCGGCAACGAACTGAACGAACTGGTAAGACAGGCGATCAAGCGCCTTGAGCTAGAACAGGGCTGATATTGCGTCCAGCAGATTGTTTGAGTAATGAGCCTTGTAGTACGCATCGCGTACCTTTTTGGGGCTAGGGATTCGGAATACATTGAAAAGGTACGCGGTGCATAACCTACTTTGCTAACGGATTGCGAGAGTGGCGTTATACACCGGCGGTTTCAATTTTATATACACCTGAGAAGGTGTCTACTTATAGTTAAACATTCAAATCCTCAGCTACATGGGCAACGAGCAATCAATAGCACAGCTTAAGAGCCTTGGACCGAAATCCCAGAAAATGCTCGTACAAGCCGGCGTTACATCAGTAGATCAACTGCGGGCACTAGGCTCAATCGAGGTCTATGTCCGTGCTAAAAGATCAAATAAAGGTGTAAGCCTAAATTTGCTTTGGGCTCTTGAGTCCGCGCTTACGGGACAGCCATGGCAAGAGGTGGCTCGAGTTCATCGCACCAGCCTATTGCTTGCCCTTGAGGAGCGTGAGAAGAATATCTAACCCTGAGTCAACCGGACGCCCCAACAGCTGGGCTGTTGGTTTTCCCTCCGCACTATCCGCTCCAGTACCGGTTACTTCAAACGTTGTGCGTCAAAAAGATGAGCAAGCTCGCTAAGGCTGGCGGCATTCTTTTCTGAGGAGCCATTGCGTGGCTTTTGGTCGCCGGTCTCTTGGCTTTCCTGCCCGGTAGGGTACGCATCGCGTACCTTTTCGGATTTAATTCAACGGAAAAAATTTGAAAAGGTACGCGGTGCGTACCCTACAAACTCATGAAAAGCCTCGGAATTGAGTGGTACTACGATAGAAAGAAGCCTTGGGCCGGCTGAGACACAAAGCCCGTAAGGCGGATTCGCTTCAGCAATCCGCCATCATCAGTTCGGCGATGACACTCTGTTAGCGCGAAACTGCCCTACGCCCTGAGATTTTTGAAGAGCCCTAAAAACTCTTGCCCAATTGTCACGTTTCCGATTATTTGTACAGTGTCTGCACCTCGTCGGGCCTGGCGTAGTCGACGCCGACACTGATGACGAAACTCGAAACCTCGCCGATGTCCATAGCCGATTTGACGATCTTGGACTTATGGACCATAACGGTAAAACCGGAGGTGGGATTGGGCGAAGTCGGAATATATAAGATGTAGCTGTCGTTTATGCGATTAGTCACATAAGCCGGTACCCACATGCCGTCTTTGGGATATTCCACGTAGACTATTTCGCGTACTTGCGCTTCTTGAGTCGTGAAAAACTGCTGTATTAATTTTTTTATGACTCGGTAAATGGTGCCGATAATGGGGATACGTTGAATAAGGCCTTCCAGATAATATAAAACATGCGCCTTATCATGCTTGAGGAGTTTGCCGAAATAAGCCAGTAACGCTATGGCTACAATAAATAAAGCGACAGTCACGAGCGGATTTTCATAGCGGCCATGAATCAGCAGCACAAAATCTCTCAATAAGTGTTCGACATAGAGGATAATCTGGAACACTAAGGCGATAGGGAGAAAGCCGGCCACGCCGATCAGCACATAATTTATCAATGTTTTAAGATTGTCTTTCATGACCATTTCCTCGTAATGCTTGAAAAGAAAACTTTTTCACCTTAATGCCATGTCAATTCTGAGCGAGTATTACAATGCGAATCAAGAGCTGAATAGAGTCAGTTCACCTCTAACGTTAACCTATTGAAGAAGCCACCACTCACCCTCAATACACCTAAAGTAACGAATGAACTGGCAAGACCGATTAATAACGATTTATCTCACTGTTTGCAAGCATTATCAGGACAAGCTGTGAGTTTACAGCCAAAGCATGAGCAATTATGCGGATTTAAGCTTTACCAATGAAAAAGTCATCACTGTTTACCTGTTCGGCGTGATGGATAAGCATAGGGCCATAGGGTACGCTGAGGGACGCGCCGCTGGCAGTTTTGAAGGTTGTCATTTAAAATCAGTTTTGGCGGCTTCGCTTGACTTCCAGTGGCGGCGCGCCCCTTACCTTTGCATTAGGCATACACTCTCATGGCACGAAATATTGAAATCAAGGCCCGTATTGACAGTATTGACTCACTTTTACCCTTGGCAGCGAAGATTGCCAGCGAAGGGCCAACAGAGATACTTCAGGACGATACGTTTTTTACTTGTTCTAACGGAAGACTAAAACTTCGCGCTTTCTCTGAACATGAGGGACAACTGATTTTTTATCAGCGTTCTGACAGCGCCGGCCCCAAAGAATCTTTTTATGTTATTTCGCCAACAGCATCACATGATACGCTCCGACAGGCATTGGCGCTCGCTTATGGCGAAGGCGGCCGTGTTCGCAAACACCGCACATTATTCCTGGTGGGAAGAACACGAGTGCATCTGGACAGGGTCGAAGGACTGGGGGATTTCCTTGAATTGGAAGTAGTACTGAATGAAGGCGAATCTAATGAAATAGGCATCTCAGTCGCACATGAACTACTGGAAAAATTGGCCGTCTCTCCCCGTCAACTCGTAGAGGAGGCTTATGTTGATCTACTTGCAAAATTGCCTACAAGTTAAAAGAGTCGCCAAGGCTTTACTGGCTGACGCAAAGCGCCAATGAAGCTGCTAGGGCGCTGTACGACAAAGTGGCATCACACACCGGTTTTATTCGGTACGAAAGACCACTAGTGTGAGCGCATATCCAAGGTAGCGGTCTGCACCGGGCTCCAATTCGCTTCACGCCTGACCTTTATCGTTAGCCGTCAAGCATCCACTCGATCGAAATCAAACAATACGGCAGCACTCATCATACCAATTATCAGATCATCGCTAAATCCGCCTCGGGGACTATTGTTTGGCTGAAGGTTTGGATTCTCATAGTAAAGCGAAGCTGGTAGTGGATTATTTTGAGAAGTTGACGGGATTGTAAGGATAGACAGTACCTGCCGCATAGGAAATTCATTATGCGATGGAATCCATCCCACGGCCCCCCCCCTGTGCTTCGG
This is a stretch of genomic DNA from Methylobacter sp. YRD-M1. It encodes these proteins:
- the fdhD gene encoding formate dehydrogenase accessory sulfurtransferase FdhD gives rise to the protein MQTLPSNLELGWPSYQQSTVERWKGNSYSRQLDYIAEEAPVSLIYNGMPHVVMLATPTDLEDFALGFSITEGIVQRADEVLSTRVYQRSNGIEVRVKITEQRFGCLADKGRNMTGRTGCGLCGSNNLEQAIRPTNSVHGNLAVPAVELCNALAQLRERQTLNQLTGAVHAAAWVVPGQGILHVREDVGRHNALDKLIGLLLRAGKNPADGFLIMTSRASYELVQKAATVGITLLAAISAPTGLAIRLAEDTGLTLVGFARDDQHVVYAHSERLTHTTYPTLL
- a CDS encoding formate dehydrogenase subunit delta, with product MANDIGNFFNSDPDKEAAVDGIFDHLRKFWDPRMRKEIIQYYREGGNELNELVRQAIKRLELEQG
- a CDS encoding TfoX/Sxy family protein is translated as MGNEQSIAQLKSLGPKSQKMLVQAGVTSVDQLRALGSIEVYVRAKRSNKGVSLNLLWALESALTGQPWQEVARVHRTSLLLALEEREKNI
- a CDS encoding DUF502 domain-containing protein yields the protein MKDNLKTLINYVLIGVAGFLPIALVFQIILYVEHLLRDFVLLIHGRYENPLVTVALFIVAIALLAYFGKLLKHDKAHVLYYLEGLIQRIPIIGTIYRVIKKLIQQFFTTQEAQVREIVYVEYPKDGMWVPAYVTNRINDSYILYIPTSPNPTSGFTVMVHKSKIVKSAMDIGEVSSFVISVGVDYARPDEVQTLYK
- a CDS encoding class IV adenylate cyclase, whose protein sequence is MARNIEIKARIDSIDSLLPLAAKIASEGPTEILQDDTFFTCSNGRLKLRAFSEHEGQLIFYQRSDSAGPKESFYVISPTASHDTLRQALALAYGEGGRVRKHRTLFLVGRTRVHLDRVEGLGDFLELEVVLNEGESNEIGISVAHELLEKLAVSPRQLVEEAYVDLLAKLPTS